In Aristaeella hokkaidonensis, the following are encoded in one genomic region:
- a CDS encoding ABC transporter ATP-binding protein encodes MLQGEHITVRYGSFTVVDDLSFRLEEGQWLMLAGPNGAGKSTLIETIAQGTPYTGSIRWQDEDIRALKAASLAQKIGVLAQKNNVGYAYTVEEVVGLGRYAYKAGLFSGRDDDGKAAVEKALEITGLTELRHASMLTLSGGEMQRVFLAQVFAQNPQVLILDEPANHLDLKYQQHIFSLIQEWLAQPGRAVLSVVHDLSLARRYGTHAILLDHGKTVSQGTISDVMTPDNLKQVYGMDVYAWMRDMLSQWQEPSQPDTGI; translated from the coding sequence ATGCTGCAGGGAGAACACATTACTGTCCGCTACGGCAGCTTTACGGTTGTCGATGATCTTTCCTTCCGCCTGGAGGAAGGCCAGTGGCTCATGCTGGCCGGACCGAACGGAGCCGGCAAATCCACCCTGATCGAAACCATCGCCCAGGGTACACCCTATACCGGTTCAATCCGGTGGCAGGATGAGGATATCCGTGCGCTGAAGGCGGCCAGCCTGGCACAGAAAATCGGTGTGCTGGCACAAAAAAACAATGTAGGATATGCCTACACTGTGGAGGAAGTTGTCGGTCTTGGGCGTTATGCCTACAAAGCAGGTCTGTTTTCCGGCCGGGATGACGACGGAAAAGCCGCCGTGGAAAAAGCGCTGGAAATCACAGGGCTCACAGAGCTCCGCCACGCCAGCATGCTGACGCTTTCCGGCGGAGAAATGCAGCGCGTTTTCCTGGCCCAGGTTTTCGCCCAGAACCCGCAGGTCCTGATCCTGGATGAACCTGCCAATCACCTGGACCTGAAGTACCAGCAGCACATCTTCTCGCTCATTCAGGAATGGCTGGCGCAGCCCGGCCGGGCCGTCCTGTCCGTGGTTCATGACCTGAGCCTTGCACGGCGTTACGGTACGCATGCGATCCTCCTGGATCACGGAAAAACCGTGTCACAGGGAACAATCAGCGATGTCATGACGCCGGATAACCTGAAGCAGGTTTACGGCATGGACGTCTATGCATGGATGCGGGACATGCTGTCCCAGTGGCAGGAGCCGTCACAGCCCGATACCGGTATATGA